DNA sequence from the Streptomyces cinnabarinus genome:
CCGCGCACGTGGAACCGGGCCTCACCGTCCACGGTATGGACATCGGCAAGTGCTCGCCAACCAGCGCCAGCACACCGTGTGGCAGGGGCTGATGGACGGGCAGCGCGAGTGCCTGGAGCAGCTCGGCATCGCACCTCTAGCGCCGGAGCCCGATGCCCCCGCCAAGGTCCCCAAGACGGCCTGAGCGCCTTCGATCGAGGCGTTGCCGCTCTGGCGGGGCTTCATTGACCGGTCGCCCCGGTCAGCCAGTCCCGTGGCAGCAAGGACAGAGTGGTCTGCGCGTCCCGGACACCGGTGGCCGGCAGGCGCAGTTCGAATCGGATGCCGGGCCGCCCGTCGGGGCGGTCCAGTACCGCGATCCGGCCTCTGTGCAGGGCCACCTGCTGGGCGACCAGCGTCAGGCCAAGGCCGGAACCGGGGCTGGACGGGCCCCGGCGGAAGCGCTGGAAGACCTCCTCGCGGCGTTCGGTGATGATGCCGGGACCGTGGTCGTCCACGCTGAGCACCACGGTCTGATCACGCGGGTCGCGTGACAGGCGCAGGGTGACCTCGATGCGGGCGACTCCGTCCTCGGCGCGGCCGTGTGTCGACGCGTTGGTCAGCAGGTTGTCCACCGCCGAGCGCAGCCCCTGCTCCCAGCCGTGCACCCACAGCTCCGCGGCGGTGTGCACGGAGACCCTCGCGTCAGGGTGCGTGCGCCGCAGGTCAGCCACCGACGCGTCCACCAGCTCCGCGAGGTTCTGCGTCGCGAACGCTTCCGCCTCGACCAGATCGCCCTGCGCGAGTGCCCTCAACATCACCAGCAAACCGAGCAGACGGGCCTGCTCACGCCCCAGGTCGTCCAAGACCTCCGCGCGGTCGGCAGAGTCCAGGTCGGGGTGGTCGGTCAGGATGTCGAGATTGGTGCGCATACTCATCAGCGGAGTGCGCAGCTCATGGGATGCGGTAGCGGCAAACGCGCGGGCGGTGGCCAGCGCCTCCCCGGTGCGGGCCACCTGTTCGTCGTAGCGGTTCAGCACCGTCTGAAGGGTCTGCGCCAAGTCGTCGACCTCGGCGATACGCGTCGGGGTGTGGTCCAGTCGCGCCGCGCTGGTCCTCGGGTCCAGCCCGCTGGTACGGCGCTGGAGTCGCCGTAGCGGACGGACGGCTCGCGCCGTGATCGCCCAGGCGGCTGCTCCGGCCAGTGGCGCGGCCAGCAGAGCCCCGGTCAGCACTCGCTGCCGCACCAGAGTCAGCTCATCGTCGGCGGTGTCGGGCGAG
Encoded proteins:
- a CDS encoding sensor histidine kinase, with the translated sequence MRLSTRVALAVGASVPLLVLASGWLLLHLVSNDLRAHRDAQLRARATVVAKNAKAYLDVVGTDHPIMEEARHRRLVNSARDVGVWLTVPQGRVSAGPQPDPPPVLPAAAPDPVTVTSGDKDWLVLSLRIGTAKQGGTPNLWLFSPDTADDELTLVRQRVLTGALLAAPLAGAAAWAITARAVRPLRRLQRRTSGLDPRTSAARLDHTPTRIAEVDDLAQTLQTVLNRYDEQVARTGEALATARAFAATASHELRTPLMSMRTNLDILTDHPDLDSADRAEVLDDLGREQARLLGLLVMLRALAQGDLVEAEAFATQNLAELVDASVADLRRTHPDARVSVHTAAELWVHGWEQGLRSAVDNLLTNASTHGRAEDGVARIEVTLRLSRDPRDQTVVLSVDDHGPGIITERREEVFQRFRRGPSSPGSGLGLTLVAQQVALHRGRIAVLDRPDGRPGIRFELRLPATGVRDAQTTLSLLPRDWLTGATGQ